In Cytobacillus oceanisediminis, the following proteins share a genomic window:
- a CDS encoding GTP-binding protein codes for MKKKIPVTVLSGYLGSGKTTLLNHILNNRGNKKIAVIVNDMSEVNIDASMVKKGGFSRTDEKLVELQNGCICCTLREDLMIEVERLINEGDIEYILIESSGISEPIPVAQTFTYMDESLGVNLSERCTLDTMVTVVDANRFWHDFASGETLLDRKQGTDEYDAREVVDLLIDQIEFANVLVLNKLDLVDSESADELKAVLEKLNPEAKIIKAVNSEVEPEEILDTRLFDFETSSQGAGWIKELNEEHTPETEEYGISSFLYRRKRPFHPERFMQWLEGFPADIVRAKGFFWLASRHDMAGLLSQAGPSITLQGAGEWIAALPEVERNKILKDEPELLDRWDKDFGDRMTELVFIGMGMKQEEIASSLDGCLLTDKEMSSDWCMLADRLPAFNSNMMEEVK; via the coding sequence ATGAAAAAGAAGATACCCGTCACTGTACTGAGCGGCTATTTAGGTTCAGGAAAGACCACTCTGCTGAACCACATTTTAAATAATCGCGGCAATAAGAAAATTGCAGTGATTGTAAATGATATGAGTGAAGTCAATATTGACGCATCCATGGTAAAAAAAGGCGGTTTTTCAAGGACCGATGAAAAACTCGTTGAGCTTCAAAATGGATGCATCTGCTGTACTTTGAGAGAAGACTTAATGATAGAAGTGGAAAGGCTGATTAACGAAGGGGATATCGAATATATCCTGATTGAATCCTCAGGCATCTCAGAACCTATTCCGGTTGCCCAGACTTTTACTTATATGGATGAAAGTTTAGGAGTTAATCTTTCGGAAAGATGCACGCTTGACACAATGGTAACAGTTGTAGATGCAAATCGTTTTTGGCATGACTTTGCATCAGGAGAAACTCTGCTGGACCGCAAACAGGGCACAGATGAATACGACGCCCGGGAGGTTGTTGACCTATTAATAGACCAGATTGAGTTCGCGAATGTCCTGGTGCTGAACAAACTGGATCTGGTTGATTCGGAAAGTGCTGATGAACTTAAGGCCGTATTAGAAAAGTTAAACCCTGAGGCAAAAATTATTAAAGCCGTAAATTCAGAGGTTGAACCGGAAGAAATCCTTGATACTCGTCTGTTTGATTTTGAAACGTCGAGCCAGGGAGCAGGATGGATCAAAGAGCTGAATGAAGAACATACACCCGAAACTGAGGAATATGGAATTTCCTCCTTTTTATATAGAAGAAAAAGGCCTTTCCATCCAGAAAGATTTATGCAGTGGCTTGAGGGTTTTCCTGCAGATATTGTGAGAGCCAAAGGCTTTTTCTGGCTTGCTTCCCGCCATGACATGGCCGGTCTCCTGTCCCAGGCAGGACCATCCATAACACTGCAAGGTGCTGGGGAATGGATTGCAGCCCTTCCAGAGGTGGAAAGAAACAAAATTTTAAAGGATGAACCAGAACTGCTTGATAGATGGGATAAGGATTTTGGAGACAGAATGACAGAACTTGTATTCATTGGCATGGGTATGAAACAAGAAGAGATTGCATCAAGTCTGGATGGCTGCTTACTAACCGATAAAGAAATGAGTTCAGACTGGTGCATGCTGGCAGACCGGCTGCCAGCTTTTAATTCTAATATGATGGAGGAAGTGAAATGA
- the rpmG gene encoding 50S ribosomal protein L33, with product MRVKITLACTETGDRNYITTKNKRNNPDRIELMKYSPKLKKHTLHRETK from the coding sequence ATGAGAGTGAAAATTACTTTGGCATGCACAGAAACAGGGGATCGCAACTATATTACAACCAAAAATAAACGAAATAATCCTGATAGAATTGAATTAATGAAATACTCTCCAAAACTAAAAAAACACACCCTGCACAGGGAAACAAAATAA
- a CDS encoding SDR family oxidoreductase: MDQQNKTAIVTGVSSHKGIGAAICRKLASRSFNIFFTYWDAEPHWEREFSKEISASGVACKGLEADLSDVQSAEKVLGSVAFTVGKPMVLVNNAAHSTRDGYLNLNAITLDAHYAVNMRAVFLLCTEFSKRFPDWKLPYGRIINMTSGQELGPMPGELAYASTKAAITAFTRSLSTEIAHLGITVNAINPGPTDSTWMNEEIRNHLSPKFPAGRIGQPEDAANLAAFLASEDSKWITGQVIHSEGGFIRG, encoded by the coding sequence ATGGATCAACAGAATAAAACCGCAATTGTTACAGGCGTCAGCAGCCATAAAGGTATTGGTGCTGCTATTTGCCGAAAGCTAGCCAGCCGAAGTTTTAATATTTTTTTTACTTATTGGGATGCTGAACCCCATTGGGAAAGAGAATTCAGCAAGGAAATATCGGCAAGCGGGGTTGCATGCAAAGGTCTTGAAGCAGACTTATCGGATGTTCAATCAGCAGAAAAGGTGCTGGGATCCGTTGCCTTTACAGTTGGAAAGCCGATGGTCCTCGTTAATAATGCAGCACATTCAACTAGAGATGGTTATCTTAATCTTAACGCAATAACTCTTGACGCACACTATGCGGTTAATATGAGAGCCGTATTTCTTCTTTGTACAGAATTCTCCAAAAGATTTCCGGATTGGAAGTTGCCTTACGGACGAATCATTAATATGACTTCCGGACAAGAGCTGGGACCAATGCCCGGTGAATTGGCATATGCTTCTACTAAAGCAGCCATAACGGCATTTACCAGATCTCTGTCAACAGAAATTGCTCATTTAGGAATAACCGTCAATGCGATTAATCCTGGTCCCACCGACTCTACATGGATGAATGAGGAGATAAGAAATCACCTTTCGCCTAAATTTCCAGCCGGCAGAATCGGCCAGCCTGAAGACGCAGCTAATCTGGCAGCATTTCTGGCAAGTGAAGATTCAAAGTGGATAACAGGGCAGGTGATTCATTCCGAGGGAGGATTCATTCGCGGTTAA
- a CDS encoding phage holin family protein, with the protein MSALNLFDFLNQNYYMLVPALWVIGYALKQTPKVPDWSIVWILVIISVSAGSLAFGFSIEGLLNGIVAAGVAVLGHQMMKQTIEGAYSNKKK; encoded by the coding sequence GTGAGTGCATTGAACTTATTTGATTTTTTAAACCAGAATTATTACATGCTGGTTCCGGCTTTGTGGGTAATTGGGTATGCATTGAAACAGACACCAAAAGTCCCTGATTGGTCCATCGTATGGATTCTTGTGATCATTTCGGTTTCCGCAGGCAGCCTTGCATTTGGGTTTTCTATTGAAGGGCTCCTTAACGGAATTGTTGCGGCAGGTGTTGCAGTGCTCGGACATCAAATGATGAAACAGACAATAGAAGGTGCATACAGCAATAAAAAGAAATAG
- a CDS encoding cold-shock protein — MKNGKVKWFNAEKGFGFIEGEDGNDVFVHYSAIQSEGFKSLEEGQEVSFEVVEGARGPQAANVTKL, encoded by the coding sequence ATGAAAAACGGTAAAGTAAAATGGTTCAATGCTGAAAAAGGTTTCGGATTCATCGAAGGTGAAGACGGAAACGACGTATTCGTACATTACTCTGCTATCCAATCTGAAGGTTTCAAATCTTTAGAAGAAGGCCAAGAAGTTTCTTTCGAAGTTGTTGAAGGTGCACGCGGACCTCAAGCAGCTAACGTAACTAAATTATAA
- a CDS encoding DUF421 domain-containing protein, whose translation MNFAWQSVILVFAGVLLLRVAGRKSISQMTLAQTVVMISIGSIIIQPIIETSVWKTIVAAGIFVGSLILMEYLQVRFNFVEKFITGKSKIVIENGKLKTANMRKLRFTADQLEMRLRTSGITKISDVKIATLEPNGQLGYELMNDAKPLTVGEFKRLMGEMILQSPVQPAPQASDDIFQELKRGHSPPNSKDLH comes from the coding sequence ATGAATTTTGCCTGGCAATCAGTGATTCTGGTTTTCGCAGGAGTTTTGCTTTTACGAGTTGCCGGTAGGAAATCTATTTCACAAATGACACTGGCACAAACGGTAGTCATGATTTCCATTGGTTCTATCATCATTCAGCCAATCATAGAGACAAGTGTATGGAAAACCATCGTGGCTGCAGGTATTTTTGTTGGATCATTAATACTGATGGAATACTTGCAGGTGAGATTTAATTTTGTTGAAAAATTTATTACAGGCAAATCCAAAATTGTGATTGAGAATGGGAAACTTAAAACAGCAAATATGAGGAAATTGCGCTTTACTGCTGATCAGCTGGAAATGAGGCTCAGAACCAGCGGAATTACAAAAATTTCAGATGTCAAAATTGCTACCCTTGAACCAAATGGACAGCTTGGGTATGAGTTAATGAATGATGCGAAGCCTTTGACTGTTGGAGAATTTAAAAGGCTGATGGGAGAAATGATTTTGCAGTCACCCGTTCAGCCTGCACCTCAAGCATCAGATGATATTTTTCAGGAGTTGAAAAGGGGGCATTCCCCACCAAATTCCAAAGATCTGCACTAG
- a CDS encoding Na+/H+ antiporter NhaC family protein yields MKKRGNPWALLPLPAFLLIFIGSGIATGDFNRIPIIVIVSAAAGIALAMNRKKPFMEKVEIFTKGAGHPDIILMSIIFILAGAFSGTAKGMGAVDSTVNLALSFIPQNLLMVGIFIIACFISLSMGTSMGTVVALAPIGVALSAETDISVALAMAAIIGGAMFGDNLSVISDTTIAAVRTQGTRMTDKFRVNFLIVLPAALLTALILGILTAGQESVVTSGDYSFLKVIPYLGVLAAALLGMNVILVLSGGILLAGLIGITDGSYTFVSFLQMIAEGMAGMQTLAIIAILIGGLVEIIRFNGGIDYLLHMATSKIKSRRGAEFGIASLVSLINLSTANNTIAIIIAGPLAKKIADQYEIDPRKSASILDIFACFVQGTIPYGAQMLAASGLAAISPVSIMAYSIYPILIGICGIIAILINFPKLKK; encoded by the coding sequence ATGAAAAAAAGGGGCAATCCCTGGGCTTTATTGCCGCTACCCGCTTTCCTTCTTATTTTTATTGGAAGCGGCATAGCAACAGGAGATTTTAATAGAATTCCAATCATTGTCATTGTATCTGCTGCAGCCGGAATTGCACTGGCAATGAACAGAAAAAAGCCATTCATGGAAAAAGTAGAGATATTCACTAAAGGGGCCGGACATCCTGATATCATATTAATGTCTATCATTTTTATCCTGGCAGGGGCCTTTTCTGGTACGGCTAAAGGAATGGGTGCGGTTGATTCCACTGTGAACCTTGCACTCTCTTTTATCCCACAGAATCTGCTGATGGTCGGAATTTTTATCATTGCATGCTTTATTTCATTATCGATGGGAACATCCATGGGAACAGTTGTGGCTCTTGCTCCAATTGGTGTAGCCCTTTCTGCAGAGACAGATATATCTGTAGCATTGGCCATGGCAGCAATAATAGGCGGTGCCATGTTTGGGGATAATCTTTCCGTCATTTCTGATACGACCATTGCAGCGGTTAGGACTCAAGGAACGAGGATGACCGATAAATTCCGTGTGAATTTCTTAATCGTCCTGCCTGCTGCATTGCTTACAGCTTTGATTCTTGGGATTTTAACAGCAGGTCAGGAAAGCGTGGTAACCAGCGGGGATTATAGCTTTTTGAAAGTAATTCCCTATCTGGGAGTATTGGCTGCAGCTTTACTTGGCATGAATGTCATTCTTGTGCTTAGCGGGGGTATCCTGCTTGCAGGCCTGATCGGAATCACAGACGGCAGCTATACTTTTGTATCATTCCTGCAGATGATTGCTGAGGGAATGGCTGGCATGCAGACTCTTGCGATAATTGCCATCCTCATTGGCGGATTGGTTGAGATCATCCGATTTAATGGCGGAATCGATTACTTGCTTCACATGGCTACAAGCAAAATAAAATCCCGCAGGGGAGCTGAATTTGGTATTGCGTCACTTGTCTCCCTGATAAATTTATCTACAGCTAATAACACAATTGCCATCATTATTGCAGGTCCGCTTGCCAAAAAAATTGCGGATCAATATGAGATTGACCCGCGTAAATCAGCAAGTATTCTTGATATATTTGCCTGTTTTGTACAAGGGACTATCCCATATGGGGCACAGATGCTCGCTGCTTCCGGGCTTGCTGCGATTTCGCCGGTGAGCATTATGGCATATTCCATTTATCCGATATTAATTGGCATTTGCGGTATTATTGCCATTTTAATCAACTTCCCAAAGCTAAAAAAATAA
- a CDS encoding exonuclease SbcCD subunit D has product MKFIHTADWHLGKLVHGVYMTEDQRHFLHQFIDVVEEEKPDAVVIAGDLYDRSVPPTDAVELLNEILFKINVELNIPVVAIGGNHDSAERLSFGSSWYKQSKFYLSGKLVNDFKPIHINGVNFYLVPYAEPGMVRHLLDDDRVHSHDDAMKAIVSRIEEYLNPNEPNVLVGHAFVLGGATSDSERTLSVGGSGCVHSSCFDPFSYAALGHLHSPDAIKHDKIRYSGSLLKYSFSEAKQEKSISIIEMKENGEFDLRTRSLKPQKDLREIEGHLDELMDPAFYEKQNLDDYLKITLFDEGALLDPINKLRQVYPNVLHLERKLAVADMKKKSSFISMKEEKKSELDLFKQFYEQMTTSKFTEDKQRVMTDVIEKVLREEVLK; this is encoded by the coding sequence ATGAAATTTATCCATACCGCTGATTGGCATTTGGGCAAGCTGGTCCATGGTGTATATATGACCGAAGATCAGCGTCATTTTTTGCATCAATTTATTGATGTGGTAGAGGAAGAAAAGCCGGATGCAGTCGTCATTGCAGGAGACTTATATGACCGGTCCGTACCTCCGACTGATGCTGTTGAATTGCTGAATGAAATTCTCTTTAAAATAAATGTAGAGCTCAATATACCTGTGGTAGCCATAGGCGGAAACCATGACAGCGCTGAAAGGCTTTCCTTTGGAAGCTCCTGGTATAAACAAAGCAAATTCTACTTGTCTGGAAAACTGGTAAATGATTTTAAGCCAATACATATCAATGGTGTGAACTTTTATCTGGTTCCTTATGCTGAACCCGGAATGGTCAGGCATTTGCTTGATGATGACCGGGTGCACTCCCATGATGATGCAATGAAGGCAATTGTGAGCAGAATTGAAGAGTACCTGAACCCAAATGAACCGAATGTTCTTGTCGGACATGCTTTTGTTCTGGGCGGTGCTACCAGTGATTCGGAGAGGACCCTCTCTGTCGGAGGATCAGGCTGTGTCCATTCAAGCTGCTTTGATCCTTTCTCCTATGCGGCACTTGGACATTTGCATAGTCCTGATGCCATAAAGCATGACAAGATCCGCTATTCAGGCTCCCTATTAAAATATTCTTTTTCCGAAGCTAAACAGGAGAAATCCATTTCTATTATAGAAATGAAGGAAAATGGCGAATTTGACTTGCGTACCCGTTCACTTAAGCCCCAAAAAGACTTGAGAGAGATCGAAGGGCATCTGGATGAACTGATGGATCCAGCCTTCTATGAAAAACAGAATCTTGATGACTATCTGAAAATCACCCTTTTTGATGAAGGCGCTTTGCTTGATCCAATTAATAAGCTGAGACAGGTCTATCCGAATGTTCTTCACCTTGAAAGAAAGCTAGCCGTTGCAGATATGAAGAAAAAAAGCTCCTTCATATCAATGAAGGAAGAGAAAAAGTCGGAGCTTGATCTGTTTAAACAATTCTATGAACAAATGACCACTTCCAAATTTACGGAAGATAAACAGCGGGTTATGACCGATGTGATCGAAAAAGTGCTGAGGGAGGAGGTGCTGAAATGA
- a CDS encoding SbcC/MukB-like Walker B domain-containing protein has translation MKPLRLTMQAFGPYADSESIDFTELGNRTMFVISGKTGSGKTTIFDGISYAIYGKASGEDRNGPELRSQFAKNNTLTEISLEFILRNKRYYITRSPQQEKKKERGDGTTTVSAKAELYMYGENGEQRLLASNVRDVDEKIKEIMIIDSNQFRQILMIPQGEFRKLLTSESKDKEIILQRLFHTQIYKRIEEKLKEDATELKRTVEEQIKLRDQYFNQVQALYSAELKSYLEAGSVNDTLLLRLLAEEIKEMADGLDEMTEAGKKKKEQRDQLQQKLYEAEMVLKQLKTKEELKLRKEELEGQRDRFAGKENAIALAQKAALLNQQEQLCHELKKDLDAANADLNELQKNIGTLETLLKEKQDKWESEKNREEERKQGAEQVNHLQSMKEDILSYAKVEKLVRSLEKNLENLQLQKRQKDEAHQKADLQIKTLAEEKQDIEKSKLAQIENERNLEKLTDEIERLHRYEELHKEHQLLMNACSNKKNYFKKTSYRLKDAKLLVEELEGKWLHGQASILADRLQNGEACPVCGSDHHPNPAVSPHDIPDEKDLKEAKKQEAQIEAEKAKAESAFYEAQSRMNSSESGLAEITAQIQKHRTDFKQESLLVLKNTLADQKKDLLTRHAELKKKSSRLENCTAELEKTQQMKEALAAEIDRLQDQINDAAIMHAEKKSNLVRMTDAIPENLRSIEAYESSLKNAAEKLEIMQRQLETAQQNYQDAKSAHMAEQAKLETLQKQAVKIEEKLAAERRNFVQRMKDQGFEVYGEYRDAKKTEDQIRQLEGEVREYREEVRSVHDRYDELMQLLEGIEKPDLESLQVSLQETDEQLKLLQDQYTNLFMKKKQNEETMQKITEINENMKSLEERYKVIGHLYEISKGQNTYRITFERFVLAAFLDDILREANGRLSKMTSGRYMLLRKTDRSKGNAQSGLELLVFDQYTGQERHVKTLSGGESFKAALALALGLADVVQQYAGGVSLETMFIDEGFGTLDPESLDQAIEALIEIQSSGRLVGIISHVPELKERIDARLEVTASQTGSRTQFQFLN, from the coding sequence ATGAAGCCATTAAGATTAACTATGCAGGCGTTCGGCCCATATGCAGACAGTGAGAGCATTGATTTTACCGAACTTGGAAATCGGACGATGTTTGTCATCTCCGGAAAGACGGGTTCAGGCAAAACCACTATTTTTGACGGCATCAGCTATGCGATTTATGGAAAGGCAAGCGGGGAGGATCGGAATGGCCCTGAACTTCGAAGCCAGTTTGCGAAAAATAATACACTAACCGAAATTTCCCTCGAATTCATTTTAAGAAATAAAAGGTATTACATTACAAGGTCTCCTCAGCAGGAAAAGAAAAAAGAGCGCGGCGATGGCACGACGACAGTGAGCGCCAAAGCAGAACTGTATATGTATGGTGAAAATGGAGAGCAAAGGCTCCTGGCTTCAAATGTCAGGGATGTTGATGAAAAGATAAAAGAAATCATGATCATCGACAGCAATCAGTTTAGGCAAATTCTGATGATCCCCCAGGGAGAGTTCCGAAAGCTCCTAACTTCTGAGAGCAAGGATAAGGAAATCATTCTTCAGCGGCTATTCCATACACAAATATACAAGCGCATAGAAGAAAAATTAAAAGAAGATGCAACTGAATTAAAAAGAACGGTGGAAGAACAGATAAAACTGAGAGATCAGTATTTTAATCAGGTGCAGGCTTTATACAGCGCGGAGCTGAAATCTTACCTCGAAGCAGGAAGTGTCAATGACACCCTGCTCCTGCGGCTTCTTGCAGAGGAAATTAAGGAGATGGCGGATGGCCTTGATGAAATGACAGAAGCAGGCAAGAAAAAGAAGGAACAGAGAGATCAACTTCAGCAAAAGCTCTATGAAGCTGAAATGGTGCTCAAACAGCTGAAGACGAAAGAAGAGTTAAAGCTAAGGAAAGAAGAACTGGAAGGGCAAAGAGACAGATTCGCCGGCAAAGAGAATGCCATAGCTCTTGCCCAGAAAGCAGCCCTGCTCAATCAGCAGGAGCAGCTCTGTCATGAACTGAAGAAAGATCTGGATGCGGCAAATGCCGATCTTAATGAGCTTCAGAAAAATATTGGCACTCTTGAAACTCTCCTAAAAGAAAAACAAGATAAATGGGAATCGGAAAAGAACCGCGAGGAAGAAAGAAAACAGGGTGCCGAACAGGTTAATCACCTGCAAAGTATGAAAGAGGACATTCTCTCTTATGCAAAAGTGGAAAAGCTGGTCCGTTCTCTTGAAAAAAATCTTGAAAACCTCCAGCTTCAAAAAAGACAGAAAGATGAAGCCCATCAAAAAGCTGATCTGCAAATAAAAACACTGGCTGAAGAAAAGCAGGACATTGAAAAGAGTAAGCTTGCACAGATTGAGAATGAACGAAACCTGGAGAAACTGACAGACGAAATAGAACGGCTTCATAGATATGAAGAGCTGCATAAAGAGCATCAATTATTAATGAATGCCTGCAGCAATAAGAAAAATTATTTTAAAAAGACTTCATACAGGCTGAAGGATGCCAAACTGCTTGTGGAGGAACTGGAGGGCAAGTGGCTTCATGGACAGGCATCAATCTTAGCAGACAGGCTTCAAAACGGGGAGGCATGCCCAGTCTGCGGCTCAGACCACCATCCAAATCCGGCTGTATCGCCACATGATATTCCGGATGAAAAAGACCTGAAGGAAGCAAAGAAACAGGAAGCTCAAATTGAAGCTGAGAAAGCAAAAGCTGAGTCGGCATTTTATGAAGCCCAGTCCCGCATGAATTCCAGCGAGAGTGGATTGGCTGAAATAACAGCCCAAATACAAAAACACCGTACTGATTTTAAACAGGAAAGTTTGCTTGTGCTGAAAAATACTCTTGCCGATCAAAAAAAGGATCTTCTGACACGTCATGCTGAACTGAAGAAGAAATCTTCAAGGCTGGAAAACTGTACTGCTGAGTTAGAAAAAACACAGCAGATGAAAGAAGCTCTAGCTGCAGAAATTGACCGGCTGCAAGACCAAATAAATGACGCAGCCATTATGCATGCGGAAAAGAAAAGCAACTTGGTGAGGATGACGGACGCAATTCCTGAAAACCTGAGGTCTATTGAAGCTTATGAGTCAAGTTTGAAAAATGCGGCTGAAAAACTTGAAATTATGCAAAGACAGCTGGAAACAGCCCAGCAGAATTATCAAGATGCAAAGTCGGCCCATATGGCAGAACAGGCAAAGCTGGAGACACTTCAAAAGCAGGCTGTTAAAATCGAGGAAAAGCTTGCAGCCGAAAGACGGAATTTTGTGCAGCGTATGAAAGACCAGGGTTTTGAGGTCTATGGTGAATACCGGGATGCAAAAAAAACAGAAGATCAAATCAGGCAGCTTGAAGGTGAAGTAAGGGAATATCGGGAAGAAGTCCGTTCTGTACATGATCGATACGATGAGCTGATGCAGCTCTTAGAGGGGATTGAAAAACCTGATCTGGAAAGCTTGCAGGTATCATTACAAGAAACTGATGAACAATTGAAACTGCTGCAGGATCAATATACAAATCTGTTTATGAAGAAGAAGCAAAACGAAGAAACGATGCAAAAAATTACAGAAATAAATGAAAATATGAAATCCCTTGAAGAAAGGTACAAAGTAATCGGGCATTTGTATGAAATTTCAAAAGGGCAGAACACATACCGAATTACTTTTGAACGATTTGTCCTGGCGGCATTTTTAGATGATATACTGAGGGAAGCCAACGGACGTTTATCGAAGATGACCAGCGGAAGATATATGCTGCTTCGAAAAACAGACCGGTCAAAGGGCAACGCACAAAGCGGCCTGGAATTGCTTGTGTTCGATCAATACACTGGACAGGAAAGGCATGTGAAAACTTTATCTGGCGGAGAAAGCTTTAAAGCCGCGCTCGCACTTGCTCTTGGTCTTGCAGATGTGGTGCAGCAATACGCAGGAGGCGTTTCCCTTGAGACGATGTTCATTGATGAAGGATTTGGGACACTTGATCCCGAATCATTAGATCAGGCAATAGAGGCATTGATCGAAATTCAGAGCAGCGGAAGGCTTGTAGGCATTATCTCTCATGTTCCTGAGCTGAAGGAAAGAATTGATGCCCGTCTGGAAGTAACTGCAAGCCAGACAGGAAGCCGTACACAGTTTCAATTTTTAAATTAG
- a CDS encoding diphthine--ammonia ligase produces the protein MRKKVVLSWSGGKDSCLALDVLIKQGFEVACLLTTVPQEIGRTFGHGEKKELIQLQAKSLSIPAEFIYCTFEDYSERFVSDLGKIKDNYGITGIAYGDLYLDGHREWGEKTAAEAGLDAVYPLWMEEKESLKALKAFVESGYKAKVIRVREEVLDSSWLGKELNHDFLSKIEAEPVCPMGESGEYHTFVYDGPLFSNSIQLDSPEIIQLETTKKLEFGEFRLVEKKKRH, from the coding sequence TTGAGAAAGAAAGTCGTTTTATCATGGAGCGGAGGCAAAGACAGCTGCCTGGCTCTTGATGTGCTGATAAAACAGGGGTTTGAGGTTGCATGCCTTCTGACAACGGTTCCGCAGGAGATTGGCAGAACCTTCGGGCATGGTGAAAAAAAGGAATTAATTCAGCTTCAGGCAAAAAGCTTATCCATACCTGCAGAGTTTATTTATTGTACTTTTGAAGATTACTCGGAGCGTTTCGTGAGTGATTTAGGAAAAATAAAAGATAATTATGGGATTACAGGCATTGCATATGGGGATCTTTACTTGGATGGACACCGCGAATGGGGAGAAAAAACTGCAGCTGAGGCAGGATTGGATGCGGTATATCCTCTATGGATGGAGGAGAAAGAAAGTCTTAAGGCTTTAAAGGCTTTTGTGGAATCAGGCTATAAAGCCAAAGTCATACGTGTCCGGGAAGAGGTATTGGACAGCTCCTGGCTGGGCAAAGAACTTAATCATGACTTTTTAAGCAAAATTGAAGCTGAACCTGTTTGCCCGATGGGTGAATCAGGTGAATATCATACATTTGTTTATGATGGTCCGCTATTTTCTAATAGCATCCAGCTGGACTCTCCTGAAATTATTCAGCTTGAAACCACAAAGAAATTGGAATTTGGTGAGTTTAGGCTCGTTGAAAAAAAAAAACGTCATTGA
- a CDS encoding SET domain-containing protein, with translation MIEIKTSAVSDGEHNRGVFATRDIKKGELIHEAPVLPYPNKEHQHIEKTALADYAFEYGKNHSAILLGYGMLFNHSYKPNAVYDINFDNHTFDFFAYRDIKAGEEVLINYNGEADNDDPLWFNK, from the coding sequence ATGATTGAAATTAAGACATCAGCAGTAAGCGATGGCGAACATAACAGAGGAGTCTTTGCTACTCGCGATATTAAGAAGGGTGAACTGATTCATGAGGCTCCGGTCCTTCCTTATCCAAATAAGGAGCATCAGCATATTGAAAAAACGGCACTGGCAGATTATGCATTTGAATACGGGAAAAATCACAGTGCCATTTTATTAGGCTATGGGATGCTTTTTAACCATTCCTACAAGCCCAATGCAGTATATGATATCAATTTTGACAATCATACCTTTGACTTTTTCGCCTATAGAGACATTAAAGCAGGTGAAGAGGTTCTGATTAATTATAATGGGGAAGCTGATAATGATGATCCCCTTTGGTTTAATAAATAA
- a CDS encoding TIGR02206 family membrane protein, whose amino-acid sequence MSGVFSHDYKAFPFLVFSAPHIAMIVLFAAAAVLLFIFRKVLYRLDQKFRLYMFLLLFTLELLYHLWLYLGGKWEISFTLPLQLCSISLVLCLLLLASKSKAVFQIVYFIGVTGALMAILTPELFLGFPHFRYFQFFITHNIIVWTCLYFVFVHQFKPTGKGLFQSFIFLNLCAAAAFFANKLTGGNYMFLSRKPENTSLLDYFGPYPYYIITLEIAALFLFSLLLLPFKMIGKNKAGKAESA is encoded by the coding sequence TTGTCCGGAGTATTTTCTCATGATTATAAAGCTTTCCCTTTTTTGGTTTTTTCCGCCCCTCATATTGCCATGATTGTGTTATTTGCAGCGGCAGCCGTGCTTTTATTCATATTCAGAAAAGTGCTATACCGGCTTGATCAAAAATTCAGGCTGTATATGTTTCTATTGCTTTTTACATTGGAACTGCTTTACCATCTCTGGCTTTATCTTGGCGGGAAATGGGAAATTTCCTTCACTCTGCCGCTTCAGCTTTGCTCCATAAGCTTAGTTCTTTGCTTGTTATTATTAGCATCGAAATCTAAGGCCGTCTTCCAGATTGTCTATTTCATAGGCGTTACGGGGGCATTAATGGCCATCCTGACTCCTGAGCTGTTTTTAGGCTTTCCTCATTTTCGTTATTTTCAATTTTTTATTACTCATAATATAATCGTTTGGACTTGCCTTTATTTCGTGTTTGTTCATCAATTCAAGCCCACAGGGAAGGGGCTGTTCCAATCTTTTATCTTCCTGAATCTCTGTGCAGCGGCGGCATTTTTCGCAAACAAGCTAACAGGAGGAAACTATATGTTCCTGTCCCGTAAGCCGGAGAATACTTCTTTATTAGATTACTTCGGACCTTACCCTTATTACATAATAACACTGGAAATAGCGGCATTATTCCTGTTTTCATTACTGTTGCTGCCATTTAAAATGATTGGCAAAAATAAAGCTGGAAAGGCGGAATCTGCTTGA